CTTGCCTTCCATGCCATTTTCCGCTAAATGCCCCACCTCAAGTTTGGGCCCGTAGCTCAGTTGGCCCCGGCGCGACAGCAGAATTTCAGGGAAATTCTGCTTCGACGCGCCGAGGGTCCTCGGTCCGGCAGATGATTTTTCCGAAGAAAAATCATGCCGGACCGGGATTAGAGCCTCCGGACAAGAAGGCCGCATGTACTATGTTTATGCTTTAATCAGCGAGCTGGACGGGAAGTTCTACATTGGACATACATCAGATGTTGAAAAAAGATTGAAGATGCACAATGCAGGATATGTGGTTGCTACGAAGCATAGAAGGCCTCTCAAATTGTTTGGAACAAAGGCTTTTAGAACGAAGCAGGAAGCTACTAAAAAAGAATATTGGCTTAAGCGCCAAAAGGATATTGAAGCAGCATTTAGAATGTTCGGTAAGTCCCGGGCCCGTAGCTCAGTTGGTTAGAGCCTCCGGCTCATAACCGGGTGGTCCTAGGTTCGAGTCCTAGCGGGCCCACAAGAAACCCGACCGAAAGGTCGGGTTTCGTATTATGAGCCGGAGGCTCTAACCAACTGAGCCTAAATGTGGCTCATAACCGGCCCCGGCGGCCGCATGATTTTTGCCAAAGCAAAAATCATCTGCGGGACCGGGAGTGGTCCCAGGTCAAGCGCC
The nucleotide sequence above comes from Pseudomonadota bacterium. Encoded proteins:
- a CDS encoding GIY-YIG nuclease family protein, which translates into the protein MYYVYALISELDGKFYIGHTSDVEKRLKMHNAGYVVATKHRRPLKLFGTKAFRTKQEATKKEYWLKRQKDIEAAFRMFGKSRARSSVG